gctgctgacaggatttaATTATGTCCCACACAACAACAACTCTGCTGTTGGTCTTAATTTGCGTTTGTGAGGCATTTTCACCGTCAGTAGGCTTATTAAGttgttcaataaaatgtttaagCAAAGATCGCAAATTAGCTAACACCTTACgtctgaaattaattaaatgtaggCCGAATAACAGTGGTGGGAGAACTAtgcagatcctttacttaagtaaaagtatcaatacaaccatataaaaatactccattacaagtaaaagtcctgcatgaaaaatgctactacagtaaaagaacataagtattatgagcttgatgtagttaaagtattgcagtaaaagtacataagtattatgagcttgatgtagttaaagtattgcagtaaaagtagtggtttggtccctctgactgatatattattatatatgacatcattagattattaatagtgaagcatcagtgtttgagcagcatgttactgttgtagctgctggaggtggagctagtttcaactactttatatacagttcactagtttagtccagtggttcccaacctaggggtcgagCCCCTCtgaagggtcaccagataaatttgaggggtcgtgagatgattaatgggagaggaaagaagaaaaaacaaagttctgatacacaaatctgttttcagtttttggactttttctctaatctttgatttttgctgaaatattggatcatttgaacatttattgaaatgaaagcatgtgagaagtttagagggaaaaatcactatttggtggagctgttaacaactcgtagacatgtgaaatgtgaccccgactacacactgctttttgtaagacaaaGGTTGGAATTTGACATGTGAATGACAAACTAGACGTTTTGGTCCAATTCGCATTCCATAGCATTGCCTTGTACATCATCATATACGCCAGCCATTCTCAACCACCTGTGGGCCTCAGATGGGCCTCAGAGCGCCATCCAGTGGGCTGCGGAGGCAGTGGTACTGTTGAATGGttgaaatttttatttttttggtaatttacaAAGCTAGTTATTGTTACATCTAAATGTGCTCAAgaattcacataaataaaaaaaacctcaaatgaaaatgcataatTTCAATGACCAGTTATGTTTGAATATCCAATCATGTCACATCATTAGGATGTGGGTGGAAACAATTACAGTACATGGACAGTACAGTACACAGAGTATATGGATAGACCGTTTATAGTCAATGTATGAAACTGTGGCCAATTTTTGTgacagggatagtcagtggtagtgtttataatgtgaattcctgggtattaaatattcattatttcCCAGAAGCAAGCCCCAGTGTTTCACTGAGGGTAAGcaaaatatttactttggtCGTTACAGCTGACAGTGGCATAACACATATTTGGGAAGGTGGTCATCAGAaattttttaacaatcagaACTGGACCTTAAGttacaaaaggttgagaaccccTGTTCCAATAAACACACTATCTTTATACCAGTTTGGTAGCTTTATTGAAATTTCATATTTGGtcttatttaaaatgaatagCATTACAAATTCCCCTAAAGTCTGAAGCTTCAATTTCTAAAACCTCCGGATGAGATCATGCTCTTTAATTCATGCATCCTCATACAGCATGTCATTTATACATAAACAGTGTTATGCTAATGAGAcaaattaagcaaaaatgacaaattaagcaaaaaataaaaaacaaaattactaATTTTTCAATTCACCCCCATCCCAAAGCAAATGTTTCAATTTAATTAAGTTTCATGTGAGGCTGCAGTGCAGAGCACCTCAGTGTGGAGTAGTACATTAATTTCTCCACTGGAGGGCAGTATAGATGATTTTGCTTCATGCATATCAACACCACgcaagtatttggacagttggGTAGATACTGATATGTCTTTCTGTATACACACAGAGTGGAGTAACCAGTCtctattatgtttttattctgttgtaattctttGAAATGTGTATCAGTCCTTTTATCCCTGTACCAGTGACtcagtatgtgtttattttgcagaTGGTCACCATTACAAATTCCTGTAGCTTTGCTGTGCATGACTTTTTGCTCAAACTCTCCAGACATGGTTACAGTATGGATGGAGATGTGTCCGGTGGAGTGGCTGGTACCCTGCAAACTGCGACCGTCCTGGATATGCAGCAGCGAGTTGCAGTGAGGTTGCAGGATATGGAGGAAAACAACAGATAACAGGTTGGTTGAGCTTTTAAAGTAGTAaccagtgttgggcaagttactgaGAATTAGTAATCAGTTACAGTTACTAGTTACATCTTTAAGAAAGGAATTGAATTACTTTACCAATCACAGCATATAAAAAGTAACAGGtgttatttacaatatataatgttataactCCAGAGACAAAGCTTATGTTTGACCACGAGTTGGCTACAATGACATGGAGTTTACAATGCGTTTACAACAAGTTCAGAAAATAAGACTTTTAGACCTTTAAGACCAGGAAAGATTTTATACGTATTTCTAGATAATTTTAGGCAAGACATTTAGACATGTTTTAGGCTTCTTATTGGAGGGGGGATGGGGTGGGGGCGGGATTTTGCccacacagacatgaagaaaTGTAATCAGCACCTCATTAGCATTGACATGAGACAAGAGCATGAAGAATAGTGAGaatgtttcattaaaattttTGACTTTGTTCCTAGGtgtcaaaaaacagaaagacgATTTTTCCAACTTCTGTATTTCAACAGCACATTTCCTGACCTTGGCAATCAATGCCAAAAATAATTTCTTGTCCATGCAAATATTCCTTTTCTCTATCTCCACGATAGCTACAACCAACGGGTCTGGTTACAACAAGCGGAACAGAAAAGACAATATCCCGCTGTCGGAACATAACAGTGTAACACACAGCGGAAGTAAACAACACGGGAGCTAGTCGCGTTAACTGGTTGGTGTCTTGTGCTTGGAAGAAGTCTCTCAGTAGGACACGGAGATATCTTACTCGTAATTAAGCAACGATGTCTTCAGTTCAGTGTTTACGAGAGTTAATGAACGAGCgactaactgctgctgctgaagaaatatTCCGAGTTTTTCAAGAAACTATCTCAGAGTACGAGAAAGAGATCAACCGTCAGCGCATATTGCTGGATATCGTTTGGAAACCTGAAATAAAATTACACAGAACAGGTCTGTAAAATCttcattattttaacataaaacagaatAGTCAGCTTTATATAGCACCACAGTGGTTAAAATATATACTTGTAATTATTTGTTCGGGTGTCTACGACGCTGAAGTTAGCATCTGATTCGGAGTTAAGGGTTTAAACCCACTTTTAGATTTGAGAAACCTTTATTTTACTTATGAAGGTAGGAGAAAGGGCTATTTCTTcgtccagaccacattagaccaggtccagatctaAAACCTCCACACTTACAGTTGTCAAATCTGGCCTCCAAATCAGTGTTTCaatgagtctctggagtctccttgATAATTTATGTATAGTGGATTTTGATCTGGACTTGGTGTTATGCGGTCTGGATGAAGAAATATCAGTAAAATCgccctttttctgttttccaatATAGAATAAAAGTTTCACATATCTTAAAGTGGGATTAAACAGTGGTAAGGCTTTTGTAACGATGATTTTGAACTTTCCCCTCAACTTTTCCCTTAAATCTGAATCAGAAGCTAACTTCAGTGTCATCAGATGTCTGCATTTTTGGTGCCACTTTCTGATAAGGCACCCTTTATTAACAGCTAATAAGCATTAATTAATAACTTAATTGATGGTTAATCAATcatttactaatgctttatGAATCATTTACAAGCCATTGATAAGAAAAATCCCCCTTTCTTTACCATCATAGCATTGGCTTTATCGAATTCTTTAGAAAGATACCTCCAATGTGCTGTTCAATCACTTACTGATGACttagaaaatatgaaacacTCACCGTTCATTAATAACTGCTTAGAGTTGATGACTTATCAGAAAGTCAGTTaaccctttattaatgattcataATCATCAGCAGTCCTGCTGTTGTAAGTGATTATGAATCAAAAAGGGTaattgtgttaatgtgttatgGTTGTTGATGTTAGTGGTTTTAATGATTtataaagcattagtaaatgatgtattaaccattaattaagtcattaattaatgcttatAAAGCCTGAATAAAGAATTCCTTTTCAGAAAGTGGTACAACATTTTCTCTTCAGCCTTTCCCCTTTGTCCCTCCAGAGCTCCAACAGCAACATGTctgtaaggaggaggaggttctcgctgaccagcagctctgtgaccAGGAGAGGAACTCCAGTCTGGACCAAGAGGACCCAGAGCCTCCacagattaaagaggaacagaagGAACTCTGTACCAGTCTGGACCAAGAGGACCCAGAGCCTCCacagattaaagaggaacaggaggaactctGCACCAGTCTGGAGGGAGAACAGCTGGTGCTGAAGCAGGAGACAGAAACCTTTATGTTGACTCCTACTTGTGATGAAAGTGAAGATCAGACTCTGGACTTGAGTCCTGATGAAGctcagagagaagcagagaaagagcatGTTGTCAGCATGTCAGTTAAAAGTTCTGTGGAACCAGAACCAAACAGTGACGATCAGCTGCTCTCTCACAACTCTGATGTAGCTGAGAGCCAAGATCACAAAGGAGGCAAACATGGAGACTCAGGATCAACTAGAAAAGCAGAGCCAAAACTAAAGAAGAGACATTACAGAAGCAAAAATCACactaacaatgaagacaactcTACCACAATAAAGATTCACAGTAATACTGATACAGGGGAAAAGTCCTTCAAGTGCGACATTTGTGGGAAATCTTTTATGTGCAAGTCCATCTTGCACAGACATCTAagagtccacacaggtgagaagccgtatcCATGTAATAcctgtgagaaaagattctctcAGCTAGGTGCATTAAAAGTGCATCTGAGAGTTCACACAGGTGAGAGGCCCTacccatgtaacacttgtgagaaaaggTTCTCTGAGCTGGGCAAATTAAAAGTACAtatgagaatccacacaggtgagaagccgtactcATGTAACACTTGTGGGAAGAGATTCTCTCAGCTTGGTGCGTTAAACCTGcatatgagaacacacacaggtgagaagccgtacccCTGCAACACCTGTGGGAGAAGATTTAGTGACATGACAACAGTGAAAAGGCAtataagaacacacacaggggaAAAGCCGTacacatgtaacacttgtgagaaaagattctctgAGCTGTGCGCATTGAAACGACATATGAGAGTCCACACAGGGGAGATGTCATACAGTTGTACAACTTGTGGGAGAGAGTTCAGGCGTAGACATCACTTGAAGTTCCACATGAGAAGTCACGCAGTGGGAAAAGATTCTGTCAGATTTCAGACTTGAAAAGGCACATAAGAATTCATTCAGATTAGAAGCTGCATAATTACAAAACATGCAGAAGAGCTTTGTGGTGACTTTACAATCTACATGAGAAGAACCTGCTGCAACACAGAAAAGATTCTGTCATGCGTCTGAATTGGAAAAGCATATAAGAGTCCACACAAGCAGGTAGCCTTGTATTTGTGACACGTTCCAGAGGATTCAGTTGTGATTATggataaaacacacaagaacacataATGGCAGcacatgtcaacaaaaacaatccATAAACAGGACAAACAATTGAGCTGAACTCCTGCAAGCAAGTGTTCGCCAACATCTTGAAGAATCATGAAGAAGAGGTCAGAATATCTTCATGTAAATTTTATATGGTCAACAACATTATCAAGTTCTGTTAAACTGAACTCTGAACTTTTCTATTCTTCACATAACTGTAACTATTCAAACTGTTAGCAACAGCATTTCTTTGAAATAATTTTAATCTCCCAAATCTTTGAAAAATCTTTGTTACTCAACAAGTGCACAGTAGTGGCTGTCAAAGTGATGGTGCCAAATGTTACGGCTTCAAAAGACAAGGGTCTGCATTTATGAAGTTTATTAGAATCATTTATGGAATTGGAGTTTCAAGTTCAATAAGGACTTAAAATTCACATACTTTCTACAAGTACTTGATATTTACAAGTGAAGACTCCTATTTTTgcaaaaagttaaaatgtaTATGCAAGAGTAACTGACATGacatgtaataatgtttttaatagtcATAATAATGTTCATACAGTACCTCAGTTATGTGAGTGGATTGTCAGATCTCTGATGTTGAAAGAGAGAAACCCTCTAGAGGTGTTGACTCACTTAAACCTacagtgtggaacttttacatataaatgaacgtccgttacattgaagccaaacaagttcacacaatgctaaTTAAGCCTATAATCGCCAGATagatctctctgtatttcacagcatacagagtttttaaagcTCATGTTAGGCACGACATTCCCGCACTGACCGTTTGGCTGTTcatcatgcggctcttctagactttccaaatgttatcgaacagaatggatcaaattctgattgtGAAGCCAGTCATTTTGCGGGGGTtcgctcaaaacaatttatccataTCCATTTTTGCACATGAGAGCTTCTGCATGCCTGTATAAGgtcatattcagaccaaatcaggtgttgcCGTGCACCGCTGCAGGGCTGAGCGGAGATGTGCATGTGTCTTTAAGTTTTCATACTTAAAACTAaagtctttttgtctgtttaatatttagggaccgagcccaaaaggcagaggactactgtaaaacagtagtccgagcctaagggcgaggaccctattgtttttcgtgtgtttgtttgattgtttgtttgtttctttctttctttctttctttctttattattacaccacttaaatcctaaatttgaccccctaaacatgctcaaaaactcaccaaatttggcacgcacatcaggtctggtgaaatatttgttaaaatctaaaaattaacccctaaagtgccaaaatgtgctctctagcgccacctatgtgACTAAAATGGCTGCCACAGCCTGTAGaaatgtcgtagagagatcaaactaaaattcaattattcatctcatcaagacctacaaatcatacgctgacacccctgacctaaatccaacaggaagtccacagttagcctttcaaaataagactttgccccaattttggcccctgAACAAACgttatctcctccgagggcgttaatgttatcagcttcaaactttaatagatgacttctgacactatgctgaaaaattgtttaaaactttgtaataactcgaacggtttggattttataagccctcagaattgcagtgccacatcacccttacaatgtaaagcaatggggaggcatgatctttgtgtcaaacagaggcttctgatgtctaaCAAATCTGTTAggtctgaccactttcaaacctgtatcaatggattcgccatgaaatttcctactgaaatatgatttttaatgtaagatttgtccaaagtaatgggatttatgaggagatttcacaagaagagtactctaacgttctcctctccaactgagagggagagaggggtgtGTGCCGCAcacagtggaggctggtccatagaggcagaggaggttgatcctctattttttgagaggcaagagggagatcaaaatataaaaaagaatatttggttgaaattaaccaaatctcagtattatttacaacatattttttctctcttctttggaagagaaacgtaaaatgatgctccaagggaggatggcctccctaaccaatcaacaaccggaatgcaatattgacatcgagttgaTCCAATTatagtttccagaattcatcttcaattctctccactgtaaggcagagtagcagcagtagatagctccttccgttagccaatgcaacagctggctgttgtgtgaatttatctccttaacaagaatgcagcatatatatatatatatatatatatatatatatatatatatatatatatataatgtgttgtg
The sequence above is drawn from the Thunnus maccoyii chromosome 10, fThuMac1.1, whole genome shotgun sequence genome and encodes:
- the LOC121905995 gene encoding zinc finger protein 34-like, which codes for MSSVQCLRELMNERLTAAAEEIFRVFQETISEYEKEINRQRILLDIVWKPEIKLHRTELQQQHVCKEEEVLADQQLCDQERNSSLDQEDPEPPQIKEEQKELCTSLDQEDPEPPQIKEEQEELCTSLEGEQLVLKQETETFMLTPTCDESEDQTLDLSPDEAQREAEKEHVVSMSVKSSVEPEPNSDDQLLSHNSDVAESQDHKGGKHGDSGSTRKAEPKLKKRHYRSKNHTNNEDNSTTIKIHSNTDTGEKSFKCDICGKSFMCKSILHRHLRVHTGEKPYPCNTCEKRFSQLGALKVHLRVHTGERPYPCNTCEKRFSELGKLKVHMRIHTGEKPYSCNTCGKRFSQLGALNLHMRTHTGEKPYPCNTCGRRFSDMTTVKRHIRTHTGEKPYTCNTCEKRFSELCALKRHMRVHTGEMSYSCTTCGREFRRRHHLKFHMRSHAVGKDSVRFQT